TCTCGATGGGTTGTAACCATTCTATTCGTCTGAATCCCTTATATAGAGATGAAGCTTTTGAGCTGCTAAAAAATCTTTCAGGCTTTCGCGTTCCATCTCCCCTATTTGGGGTGGCACTAGAAGTTTCTTCTAAATGTAATGGCTCACCTGGTCTAATTAAAGATGTGGTGTCTTCATTGAAAAGTAAGTCCATTGAGAAGTGGAAAGAAACATCGGTCAGTCTAAGCCACTCCACTGCCCGCTACCAAATTTTTCTTAACTTTAGAGGAGAGGATACTAGGGGGAGTTTTACAAGGCCTCTTTATCAATCTTTGTGCTCTGAGGGATTTGAAACctatatggatgaagaatcattgGATCCTGGCGCCCGAATTCACAAGCTTCTTGATGACATTGAAGAATCAAGATCTGCAATTGTTATTTTATCTGAGAGTTATGCTAACTCTGAATGGACTCTTAGAGAACTTGTCAAGATTCTCGACTGTCAAAAGAGGAAAAACCAACTGGTTTTGCCAGTTTTTTATGGAGTGGAACCAACAGACATAAGGAACTTGAAAGGGAAGTTTGGTGAAGCAATGGCCGAAATTGAAAACAAGTTTGGAAAAGATTCTAACACAATACATGAATGGAAGCAGGCTTTGCGTGATATTTCCTACTTGAAAGGAGAGCCTTGCCATGTTTCCAACTTGAATGGAGAGCAGGACATAAGGTACATAAACTTCCAATTAGTTAAATATGTAATTATTTACCCAAAGTCCCAAATGCATCCACTTTCATATAAATGGTGTCTTGATCGATAGCATAAGCGTTTAATAACGAAGTTTATTACCTCATTTAATTTTGCATTTTTACCAACATTTTAAATGGCTTCATTAACAAGGAATTTTGACATGCATACATGTATTGCGTGTGACCATATATTTTTGTGAAGAACTTTAAATCAAGCTCAATTTATGCAATTTCTATGAATTAAGTTGCTAAGGattgaaagaaaaggaaaacggTTTGCATAATGAATTGAAAGGCTTTATGTACTTTTGCAGGATCCGAGATCAATTAATAGAAAAGATCGTAAGATTTGCGCGTGATCAAAGACATCGCTTGCATATACAGAGCATGTATATGAACTAGAAGAAAGACTGCGTCTGCTTCTCTTCCAGTGAGTGCAACAGAAGACAGAACTGTTTGTAAATGGTTATTGGATCAAAAATGGATTTTGGTTGTAATTTGTTTTGGACACATTTATTTGGATAGTATTTACTCATAAGTAATAAATCTGTAGAAGaagtgtagttttttttttcttttttctgctgTGACCACATGGAATACTTGCATTGTCTTCAAAGCTAGAAATGTGCttgtaacttgtaagtttcTTAATTGTTGTTTCTTGTTGTATTTGAAACGATTCGttttgagttaaaaaaaaaaagatttaaatagtatatatacatatgtatataaatataaaagataagaaaaaaaaactatcttaATTGGTTTTTAAACACCCCGTAACCCCCAGTACCCATTTCTTTTCCAAAAGCTATATCACACATTTCTTTACGCTCTCGCGCGCTCTGTGTTTGCCTCTCTCAataatttctctctctctctcttccactcTCTGCATGAAAATCTTAGACCATTTACAATGGTTTGTTTAAATTACACATTCTCAATACCACATTTTCTCTTCTCAACActtcacatcatcttctctctccaattcaaccaggggcggatccagaccTTGAATATTAGTGAGGCTAAACATGAAAGCAATCATAgactaaaagaaaaatattatagataaaaccatgagagaaagtttctcaTGGAAATAGAATAGTTTACATTATAGTCCAAGAGTTTACAATGAAAATCGTCTACCATTATTTGAAAATGTGCTAAAATAACATCATTGTCAATTGTTCCAAGAACATCTCTTTCTATAAAAGTTACAAGACGATCATTTAACCATTGATCACCCATTTTGTTAAATAACTGACTCTTCACAAACTTCATGGCTGAAAACACACGTTCCACACTTGCAGTAGCTACCGGCAAGACTAAAGCCAACTTCAGAAGCTTATAAACTATATCAAATGTGTTGCACCTTTTTGTTTCCACAAGTTTTGCACAAAGATCTGAAAGTCCTTTTAACTTTGCAAATTTTGGATCACTTCGAACATTTCTAACATAATTCTGAAGCTGATGTCGCACTACCACTTCCGGCACATCAACAAAATCATTTGGATAAAGTTCAACCATCCTCAataattttttcacatcaaaAGCTTCAAAAGATGATGAGGGATTCAAGCATGAAACACATTGTAAAAGTTCAGTATTCTCTTCATCAAACCTAGCATTGAGCTCATGCAACTGCAAATCTAAAACACTAAATAAACAATCATGCTTATAATGATGCAAATTAGAAACACTAGAAGTGATAGCATGTCGTCTAGGTTTCTTCCCTTGCACAAACGGTGCATCTAAATCAGGCACATCAATATCATGCTTATTGCAAATTTTCATAACCTTAGATATAAGTTCTTCCCATCCATCATTCATCATTTCTTGCAATTCTTCTTTGGTGGCTTGGACAAGTGATAAAGCATTCAAAAGATCTTGATCACGCTTTTGTAGTGCTTCACTTAAATCATTTGTAAATCCTAAAATCTCAACCATCATGTATaacatgaaaataaaatcaaaggATTGAAGCACTTCTAGCAGAGTGAGACTGAGAACAGAGAAGAAGCGTGCGTGTTTGAGAACTGGTGAtagaaaacaaataatttttcttttttttttaaccatataattttttaaaaaaaaaaacaataaaaaccgGTGTGGCCAATGCCACACCTGGCCCCTTAGTGGGTCCGCCCATGAATTCAAcactctctcaacaattactcactccaatggttttcattcaacaccctaccccaccacttttttatttcatatttttatttaattttatatttttgtttttattatttacataaaattacaattattgttttaaattaaaataaaacaataaacacttaacaatttaattttttttaaatatagacaataatttattttatttccttaacttaaaaatggaagacaacaaactaaTTATAAaggaaagataataagatggtgagagagataatgaGATGGTGAaaaaattaggttttttttttctgtgtccaaatcaaacgaaccaagtctctatttataaaggaaaaaaagttatgaattttggttaaaaaaaattttcaatttttttttcaacaagataattcagtttaaaatttttaaaaacaaaaaatcctcACTCAGATTCTCTCTCCTGCCCTCTCTCTCCTCTCCACCATTCAGAAGCCGCCAAGTGGCACCAAACACCCCTCACAACTTTGTTGAACACTCTCAACATCTCACTCTTCCACCTCATCCTTAACAAACCCTCAACAACCACTACAAACTCTCAACATCTCTCTCAACTCACCATTGCAAATGGTCTTACACAGTGAGTATCGAATCTGGTAAGGGCTTTAGGGTTCTGCATCCCTTCTTTCTGTTCAGTCATTACAATTCCTGCCTGCACACTTTGTTTCCTCTCTGGTTTTTCCGGTAATCTAGCTAGGGTTTAACCTTTCCTGCTTAATTTCATTCCTTTATGCTTGTGCTGTCTTTGTCCATTTGTGTCACATGCTTGATTTAGCCATTTTGCTATTCATATTTAGTCTGTATTCAATGCTATTAatccgtgtgtgtgtgtgtcagaAATATTCATCAATTTCTTCTGAATTAGACAAGGGGATTCAAGATCATATGCTTACCTGGTATAAAAAATTCCTGCATATTTTCATGCTTTATGCTACTTAGAATGTTAGATAGGTCCTTCATTGTTTGATAGCATCACTTGCTAGTTTCCACTTGTCAAAATGTCTTCAGGAACACTATTTTTTCTGTTCAAATGCTGATGGATTGAATATATAATGTAataaccaattagaaatgaataTTTGTTTCCATATGATGGTCAAGGAAAAGTCACTTGTGTGGTACTTTAGCACTTGAATGTCTTTGGTGGATTTTTCACACTTTGCTAACTTGAAATTGCATTAGTACTAGAAGAATTCCTAACGTTAATCTCTACAGGCAACAATCTTGAAACTTGCTGTAATGATTGATTGATTGGTACAGAGGATCGGATTTTACATCAATGGGATCATTTTGCAAAAGGTATAGCTTTCTTCCATTGTTTGGGGATGGCACTATGGCAGACAAAGTATATATAAATCTATCTGGTTATAGCAGTATTTTATCTCCATATTGGTTGTTGTTTATAGTTCATTTCTTGTCAAAACAAGAGATACTAATTGGGAAggaaaataaaacaagaaaTTGGTGAAATGATGTTGGATCTTTGTGTTAAATGCAGGAAGAACTTATGCATGATGTCATTCGAGAATGGCCTTGATATGTGAAGGTgcctttattttattattacttGTGTCTACTTACCATTGGAAAGCCACTGATGAACATATTTCTGGCCTTGTGGTTGTGGGGTTAGTGTTATACTTTGGTTATTTATAGATTATATTTTGAGGGAACAATATGCAAAAGGtattttcatgttttctttccCTTCCCATTCATTGGACTTTTCCTACCAAAGTTCCATCCCTAACTATGATTCCCCTATAGTACCTGATAGGTCTTTTTCTGAAGCAATCATTTTAAGAAAAGTGGAAAAGAAAATTAAGCCTAGGAGTAAATGAACCATTCTTTTGCAACCATTAAGCAGATACCCATCTTATTTCCAAGATATCAGCAGATACCCATCTTATTTCCAAGAGGTGATTGCTATCACCCTGTGTGGAAATGAAACAAGTTGTTTCCCCAAGGATACAACTTAGGATGTTTAGAGGTGTTCTTCTAACTGGGGTGACATCAATCTTTGCCCCATTGTTGGTGACATTGGTTCGTAACAATCCTTGTCATGTTTGAGAAACGTCTTCCAATCCCAGGATGAAGATAGGGTTGGGGCTTTGAACCTATTCAACAATATACCAGCtatcaatttaaattatttatttcttttggtAGCTGCTTAATTTGTTTGGATCATGATATCTTAATTCATTGGTATGATCTGTGAAAGATTATCCGTTGGAGGATTTCTGATTTAGTTGGTTTAGGTTGTGTGACTTTCATGCTGTCCAAGGTTAGTACATCTGGTCTACGTTTCTCAAGTTAAGTTCACAGGCCCAGGTTGGTTTTTACAGGTGATGTTAATGCTTAAAGAGGTAGTGGAGTTTTTCATTGAAGAGTAGTATTGGTTGTTGGCAGGTTATAATCAGGAGGGTCTTCTTTTTTTTGTGGCCTCTTTTTGAAGGGAAAACTTGTTCTTCTTTGGCTTctaattgtttttcttttcttctagtTGCTGTCTTTGTGGGATTTGGTTTATGTTTGTTTATACAGACTCAGGTTTGTTCTGCAAGGCATGGTCAATTAAGAAATCATAAGTGctcataaaaaataatacaataCTTTAATTTACCTCTGAATTGGCTAATACATATTAAGATTTACTAAGAACGAGGATAATGAATTTCGCAGAATTGAAGAACAGTTAAGTTATTAAGATATTAGCTATTACATTCCTTAGGAggaatttattaatatattagttATTACATTCTTCTCTTGAAGAGGAATCTAAGAAGCGTTATTTTTCCCAGGACAAGCTTGCAATGATGCTGCAATCAATTGCTTCTCAGAAATTCCAGCATTGCACATGTTGGCAAAGGCCCTTGTGTATTTCCTTCCATAGCTTGATAAGCCTCCACAATGCCTCTCGTAAGTTTTCATCTACGCGAAAAATATATAAAGCAAACATAATTAGAATTTGCATCAGAGTCTGCTGAAAATTTGTTTCAAGCCGACTCGTGGATAATTAAGAATTAGATTTGTTaattatatatgcataattACCAGTGTCTTAAAACATTCCCAGTCATCAACAAGAGGGTGCCCTGCTGGACGAACATGAACCATGGTGTTGGAGCTTTTGTCTTCTCCAAACAAGAGGTTCCCTATGAGATGGACACTCTTATCCACATGCTCCCTGTGAGCCATTTCAGCATCTAACTCTTTCTGAGCTTGTAACTTCTCATTAGAACCATCCACAGCCTTTTCCAACTGAAACAACATTAAGAAACATATTAAATAGTCAATTACAATATCTTCCCAGCTGGTGAGATTGAAGTTTTGATCAACTTCATGATCGTGTGAACCAAGGTATGTGTCTAGAAAATTACTGCTCATCCTCATATCTCCATATTGCATCACGTGAGAATGCATTTCTTTAGGCCTAATTGTTCTCTTGCGAACCTATATATACAATTTTCATTATATATGTTCAGTCAAGGTTATATATACATACATGGATCGATGAAGCAATTAATTAAACTTTAACTTACAGTTTCGTATTGTTTTTCCAGAGTTTCAGTCCTCGTGTCATGCCTATCACTGATCCACAATCAAGACAACTAATATTAATTGCATatctctaataaaataaaataaattttatatcggaaagataaatttcaCCCTATAAATTAAGATAGCGAAACGAGTAATTATGATTAAATTAaaccatatatataatatatattgataccTGTCTTCCATCCATGAAATGCTGTAGAGGTCTCCCAAACAAGCGCCATACTTTTTTTCCCGACAGTAACTTGCCCAACCATCTTCATGTGCATTTGCAGACGTGGTGGCATAGATGTTTATATCATTTGGAAGAAGTCCTTCAAACATGCTCCCAGAATCACACGCTTCCAAGTATATAACTTTGaaacatgtatatatatataattaaattcgTGAAATACCATTATTCATTGAAAATGATTAGCGCTAAATAAATCATAACATAAATAAAATACATGTACTCACTACTCACCATCTTTTTGTATGAATTTGCGGCATGTTTCTTCTTCAACGCATCTACAAGTTCGTCGGCTATAATCAAACTCTCACCTGGCATGCCTGATCAAATAATTATACGTGTTAGTTTAGATAATAATTTGAATATGAGTTTGTAGCACAATGGCAAAAATCACAAGGCAATGGGTTACTAACCGAGTAAGCCAGGACTGCCGTGGTCCCTGTAGTAAATGAAAACGATGTCGTCTGGGCCACTGTCCAAAACCTTCCCACTACCTCCTATGGTAGCACTTTTGTTGCCACTAAGTACAGCGTAGAAGTTTTTTGCATTCACCTCTTTTCCGGTAACTATATATGTTAAAAATATGCaaatatatatcatatattataCAATAAATATGGATACACCTTGGGAACCCCTTCATAAACATTTGGACCATTTGGTTTGTTAAATATTTGGCCAGACCATCGGTTTTCTATATTGTTGGCAATGTCATCATACATGAAAACAATGATGTTTTCATCTGGAAGACCACCTTTCTTCAGAATCTGGTAGGCATGGCAAATATTAGCCTGGTGCCGGTAGTTGTCGAACCCATTAGAACCAGCAACCAGCAAAGCCTATCTCTTTCCCTCAGTTGATGTCACTGCCATACTCATCCAGAGTAATGCTATCAGTGGAATCAAGAAGATGATCCAgcaattcattttttattttgtgtatGAGTTTGGCAGTGACATCAACTGAGGGAAAGAGATTAAAAACTGGCTTTTAAAAGATTAAAAATAATGATTTCCCGACTAACATAGACTCATACCTATAGGTATGAGGCTAAGAGGGTCGGGAAATCTTTTTAATGAGGGTTACCCATCAACTAAAATTTTAGTTGACGCATGAAGATTCAAACCCTCAACGAGTTATGTGGAGGTGATCGAGAGCCAAACTTGCCACTTTTGGTCAGTTATATTAACCCACCAAGTTGGCAATGAAGCTTTGATCACAGCATGTCATAATCtagaatttatttattttattatttatcctCTATTGTTGATTATTATATTGCCCCTTTGTGGACATCTGATAAAATTGAAATGATtattatcttaaaaatatataatgaataTGATCATTATATATAGAGATATAAATTTAATGGggattaattattaatattgtaTGTTAATTTATTATAAGCTATTATATGTAAATATACAATTATGGTTTGATTACACATAAATAGAACTACAATTAACTTCGAATTTTCTAAAACACAAGTTAAAAATTATTTGACCACTTAAGCTAAATTGATTTTACCTAATTTTTATCTTTAATAAATTGGACAAccttaatattaataaattaaaataactcCAGAAATTAAATACGAGATAAAACAATAGGATCATGCATGCACATAAATATTCCCATTCTTATTTTGTTCTCTCAGCAGAAATTGTTAAACTCTACCGATGACTTAACCGTGTGTGAGTTTTGTGAAAAGTTTGACGacaataatattaatttgtgaTCAAATTCCAGTTGTTAAATATACTATATGACT
This is a stretch of genomic DNA from Lotus japonicus ecotype B-129 chromosome 1, LjGifu_v1.2. It encodes these proteins:
- the LOC130720940 gene encoding vacuolar-processing enzyme alpha-isozyme-like; amino-acid sequence: MYDDIANNIENRWSGQIFNKPNVTGKEVNAKNFYAVLSGNKSATIGGSGKVLDSGPDDIVFIYYRDHGSPGLLGMPGESLIIADELVDALKKKHAANSYKKMVRKRTIRPKEMHSHVMQYGDMRMSSNFLDTYLGSHDHEVDQNFNLTSWEDIVIDYLICFLMLFQLEKAVDGSNEKLQAQKELDAEMAHREHVDKSVHLIGNLLFGEDKSSNTMVHVRPAGHPLVDDWECFKTLMKTYERHCGGLSSYGRKYTRAFANMCNAGISEKQLIAASLQACPGKNNAS
- the LOC130729626 gene encoding putative disease resistance protein At5g05400 translates to MLPAVLLLLLVLVPIILSISFKLDSRKECSDEISKALNNKKYHVIGLYGSRGSGKSALLKSKLKVYEKYFSRVFYFAFPNMSKNQDIKNIQEQIANKLKFCFERHHTHAQRVSMINSKLISKGETTLIILDGLPTMYKLRDLGIPYCRKGFMVLLTTRNKVDCISMGCNHSIRLNPLYRDEAFELLKNLSGFRVPSPLFGVALEVSSKCNGSPGLIKDVVSSLKSKSIEKWKETSVSLSHSTARYQIFLNFRGEDTRGSFTRPLYQSLCSEGFETYMDEESLDPGARIHKLLDDIEESRSAIVILSESYANSEWTLRELVKILDCQKRKNQLVLPVFYGVEPTDIRNLKGKFGEAMAEIENKFGKDSNTIHEWKQALRDISYLKGEPCHVSNLNGEQDIRIRDQLIEKIVRFARDQRHRLHIQSMYMN
- the LOC130720932 gene encoding uncharacterized protein LOC130720932, whose protein sequence is MVEILGFTNDLSEALQKRDQDLLNALSLVQATKEELQEMMNDGWEELISKVMKICNKHDIDVPDLDAPFVQGKKPRRHAITSSVSNLHHYKHDCLFSVLDLQLHELNARFDEENTELLQCVSCLNPSSSFEAFDVKKLLRMVELYPNDFVDVPEVVVRHQLQNYVRNVRSDPKFAKLKGLSDLCAKLVETKRCNTFDIVYKLLKLALVLPVATASVERVFSAMKFVKSQLFNKMGDQWLNDRLVTFIERDVLGTIDNDVILAHFQIMSMIAFMFSLTNIQGLDPPLVELEREDDVKC